Part of the Atribacterota bacterium genome, GGAGATGCCGGAAAAGGAACTCTTCCTGCGGGAGGGTATTTTCTCCAAGGACTTCTTTGAGGTTTCCCCGGATATGGTGCTGGTGCCCTTACTCTCGGGCAGTATCCCCTGCGGAATACCCACCGAACGCTTCGACGACTATATCGATGCCTTACAGCCCATCCCCAGGGAGTTCTTAGAAATGGCGGTGGGGAAGGCTTACCAGCACGGCCTTCGGGTCTACTTTATCCGCGCCCTGGGGGATTCCATGCTGGAAGCAGGAATCGTTCCCGGGGGACTGGTGTGTTTTTCCCCGGACATCGCCGTCCAGTCCGGGGATATTGCGGTTTTAGAGGTGGACGAAGAAGGGCTCACCATAAAACAGGTCTTTTTCCGGGGAAAAACGGTGGTCTTACAACCCAAAAATAGCCGCTACGAACCCCGGATTTTAGATACCCATGAGG contains:
- a CDS encoding S24 family peptidase is translated as MRQERRWLKELLKERRLTQEEVSKLLGVSQELVSNWITGYRKPGMKHLKRLAEVLEMPEKELFLREGIFSKDFFEVSPDMVLVPLLSGSIPCGIPTERFDDYIDALQPIPREFLEMAVGKAYQHGLRVYFIRALGDSMLEAGIVPGGLVCFSPDIAVQSGDIAVLEVDEEGLTIKQVFFRGKTVVLQPKNSRYEPRILDTHEVSIKGKVLFTLNYLNHLRKT